Proteins encoded in a region of the Candidatus Hydrogenedentota bacterium genome:
- a CDS encoding phage major capsid protein, with translation MMGHLDGLVKERVKFLSQEPDRLRGLRGRELYESLGQLGLTHTQFFRALGTNVQDYCAQEFGIDVSKITVERFFQSDPNAKWLFPDIVREAVLTGIRRRPAYRSLIARDEPVPGTAYDIPYVVENTEEEEPRVVAEGAAIPEAELTYGDRVVRLTKLGRGVIASYEAIRRMSVDLLRVHLQRIGERMGRQYDYVLAATLVSGDAPDGANAATVVNTATADAWVYGDIVAGFLKLGVEHYFTPTHMLANADLCKTILGMDEFKDAAAFDFAKTGNLPSPLGMKLVPMEDQPANTLTILDANYAAIKLTEQDVLVESDKLINQQWERTYLTTVTAFALLYPKARVVVKSDWT, from the coding sequence ATGATGGGACATCTCGATGGATTGGTGAAAGAACGGGTGAAGTTCCTGAGCCAGGAACCCGACCGGCTGCGCGGCCTGCGCGGGCGCGAGCTGTACGAGTCGCTGGGCCAACTGGGCCTGACGCACACGCAGTTCTTCCGCGCACTGGGCACGAATGTTCAAGACTACTGCGCGCAGGAATTCGGAATTGACGTGAGCAAGATCACGGTCGAGCGGTTTTTCCAGTCGGACCCGAACGCGAAATGGCTGTTTCCGGACATTGTGCGCGAGGCGGTGCTGACGGGGATTCGGCGGCGGCCGGCGTACCGTTCGCTGATTGCACGGGACGAACCGGTTCCGGGGACGGCGTACGACATTCCGTATGTGGTCGAAAACACCGAGGAAGAAGAGCCGCGTGTGGTGGCGGAAGGCGCGGCGATTCCGGAAGCGGAACTGACATACGGGGATCGTGTGGTCCGGTTGACGAAACTGGGGCGCGGCGTGATTGCGTCGTATGAGGCGATCCGGCGCATGTCGGTGGATTTGCTGCGGGTTCATTTGCAGCGAATCGGCGAGCGGATGGGCCGGCAGTACGATTATGTGCTGGCGGCGACGCTCGTGTCCGGCGACGCGCCGGACGGCGCCAACGCGGCGACCGTGGTGAACACCGCGACGGCGGATGCGTGGGTGTACGGCGACATCGTGGCGGGATTCCTGAAACTGGGGGTCGAGCACTATTTCACGCCGACGCACATGCTGGCGAACGCGGACCTGTGCAAGACGATCCTGGGCATGGACGAGTTCAAGGATGCGGCGGCCTTCGATTTCGCGAAGACGGGCAATCTGCCGTCGCCGCTGGGCATGAAACTCGTGCCGATGGAGGATCAGCCGGCGAACACCCTGACGATTCTCGACGCGAATTATGCGGCCATCAAACTGACGGAACAGGATGTGCTGGTCGAGAGCGACAAACTCATCAACCAGCAATGGGAGCGGACGTATCTGACGACCGTCACGGCGTTCGCGCTGCTGTATCCGAAGGCCCGCGTGGTCGTGAAGAGCGACTGGACGTAA
- a CDS encoding DUF6259 domain-containing protein, whose product MKGELFLLIPFILAIGVSFAGAQNLLCENDSVSIEFSGHNGTVLRFYDKANGCDITRADDGELWRVMLTTESGTKVLTPSDAGQFISHSNSPSEIQMSWFDFPGMDKDLAIHASVRIQTCWPPTSWELVIHKTPSARVPVAHFPRLSNLTKHEEESLAVPVWTGQLLPNPRSVLCASDDARLAWNYPGMMAMQCVAYCAKGGSGLYAACDDTAAYRKTFAFWGNVSGKVDFEMVHYPENGAANSGEWRMPYAAILGALHGDWFDAAERYRSWALQQTWTKESRMRRGLVPAWIEETGMWIWNRGRSEGVLPPAIALQETLGLPVRVFWHWWHGCPYDAGFPEYLPPREGADQFRKAVLDAHAHDVRCVVYMNQRLWGMETESWRVENAERFAVKGEDGKVHPEVYNLFTKSPMASMCIATPFWRGAYAGLAQRAITELGVDGIYMDQACDSMPCYDSSHGHPIGGGRYWLDGFRLLSGDIRKRAAEKRVALTGEGCCEAWLPYLDAMLTLQVSKERYSAPTDPWEPIPFFHSVYHPVAITYGNYSSLTMPPYDDLWPKASAPKKPLALIDRKFSRQFYLEQARAFIWGQQPTLANFLPNQLTERAEELDYVMRIAKVRRLARQYLEHGEFLRPPQLTVANATSPFSRLSIYAGQGEHLAEFAKTHPLALSTAWRARDGNVAIAIASLADAPLSVSLSWNPKEYGISSNGTIFRIAESGRIPVEPFTFPPSSRALTLPPRAVCLFEFIGGSPPS is encoded by the coding sequence ATGAAGGGCGAGTTATTCTTGTTGATTCCGTTTATCTTGGCGATCGGCGTTTCATTTGCCGGCGCGCAGAATCTTCTCTGCGAGAACGATTCGGTATCCATCGAATTTTCCGGGCACAACGGAACGGTCCTTCGATTTTACGACAAGGCCAATGGCTGCGATATCACGCGCGCGGACGATGGAGAACTATGGCGAGTAATGCTCACGACGGAAAGCGGGACAAAAGTCCTTACGCCTTCGGATGCGGGGCAATTCATTTCCCATTCGAACAGCCCGTCCGAAATCCAAATGTCGTGGTTCGATTTTCCGGGCATGGACAAGGATTTAGCGATCCATGCAAGTGTTCGGATCCAAACGTGCTGGCCTCCAACCTCCTGGGAGTTGGTGATTCATAAAACGCCTTCGGCGCGCGTACCGGTGGCCCATTTCCCGAGGCTGTCCAATCTCACCAAACACGAAGAGGAGTCGCTCGCCGTTCCGGTATGGACCGGCCAACTTTTGCCCAATCCGCGATCCGTGCTCTGTGCGTCCGACGACGCACGCTTGGCATGGAATTATCCGGGCATGATGGCCATGCAGTGCGTGGCGTACTGTGCGAAAGGCGGATCCGGACTCTATGCGGCATGTGACGATACGGCGGCGTATCGCAAGACCTTCGCTTTTTGGGGGAACGTATCCGGCAAGGTTGATTTCGAGATGGTTCACTATCCCGAGAACGGCGCGGCAAATTCCGGCGAATGGCGCATGCCTTACGCCGCGATACTCGGAGCATTGCACGGCGACTGGTTCGATGCGGCAGAACGCTACCGAAGTTGGGCGCTCCAACAAACATGGACCAAAGAAAGCCGCATGCGGCGCGGCCTCGTGCCCGCGTGGATTGAAGAAACCGGTATGTGGATCTGGAACCGCGGGCGCTCGGAAGGCGTGTTGCCGCCGGCCATAGCCTTGCAGGAGACGCTGGGCTTGCCGGTGCGCGTGTTCTGGCACTGGTGGCATGGCTGTCCGTATGACGCGGGTTTCCCCGAATACCTCCCGCCAAGGGAAGGCGCCGATCAGTTCCGCAAAGCCGTCTTGGACGCACATGCGCATGACGTCCGGTGTGTCGTATACATGAACCAGCGGCTATGGGGCATGGAAACTGAAAGTTGGCGCGTGGAGAACGCGGAGCGGTTCGCCGTCAAAGGCGAAGACGGAAAGGTCCACCCCGAGGTTTACAACCTTTTCACGAAATCGCCGATGGCTTCGATGTGCATTGCTACGCCGTTTTGGCGCGGCGCCTACGCTGGTCTCGCACAGCGCGCCATCACGGAGTTGGGCGTGGACGGCATCTACATGGATCAGGCCTGCGACAGCATGCCCTGTTACGATTCGTCGCACGGCCATCCCATCGGTGGTGGACGTTACTGGCTCGACGGATTTCGGTTGTTGTCCGGCGACATTCGCAAACGCGCCGCCGAGAAGCGCGTCGCCCTAACAGGGGAAGGCTGCTGCGAGGCATGGTTGCCATACCTCGACGCGATGTTGACGCTGCAAGTGAGCAAGGAACGCTACTCCGCGCCGACGGACCCGTGGGAACCGATCCCGTTTTTTCATTCGGTCTATCATCCCGTCGCGATTACCTACGGCAATTATTCCTCACTCACCATGCCCCCCTACGATGACCTTTGGCCGAAGGCGTCCGCGCCCAAGAAACCGCTCGCGTTGATCGACCGGAAATTTTCTCGCCAGTTTTACCTCGAACAGGCCCGCGCGTTCATCTGGGGCCAACAACCCACGCTTGCCAATTTTCTTCCAAACCAACTCACCGAACGCGCAGAAGAACTCGACTATGTGATGCGCATTGCAAAGGTTCGCCGCCTTGCGAGGCAATATCTCGAACATGGCGAATTCCTTCGTCCACCCCAATTGACCGTTGCGAACGCCACCTCGCCTTTTTCGCGTCTGAGCATCTATGCCGGCCAAGGCGAACATCTCGCCGAATTTGCCAAGACACATCCGTTGGCGCTGTCCACGGCATGGCGAGCGCGCGACGGCAACGTTGCCATCGCCATCGCCAGTCTTGCGGACGCCCCCCTGTCCGTTTCTCTTTCCTGGAACCCGAAGGAATACGGCATATCCTCCAACGGCACGATTTTTCGGATTGCCGAATCCGGCCGCATACCTGTCGAACCCTTCACGTTTCCTCCATCCAGCCGCGCGCTTACGCTTCCGCCGCGGGCTGTTTGTCTTTTTGAATTCATCGGAGGTTCACCTCCTTCCTGA
- a CDS encoding thermonuclease family protein: MLGRGVVSRPVVVTAMTYRIEVLDPSGRRVAVHEEVTLLDATRGAPDEADRIAGILPSAAELGIGYRVRVWVEGELFCEAPVTVINPQWGDMQKLILDRYVTFHEMLAFEAERTWADVDGAVPAGFANAAIGDIVKALINRTPGDVHYRVAHGAYPDGAQREWNKFLARRRPENEMGMGGISEGQWVGPVRIDASNAYAKDGDTLSGLIVDGVSWPDLRLMLVDAEEPALNSHARNIHPETSDWTDARYAISGYKVRADAATAALQTLIETKGVEYIELNPHRDTTGAFDDRVDRYGRYLGMVYGGGECFNAALIEKGHGTVYLWQDGKFLEPDLELKDFFSYAGPSEDSIEPIATVLTGYGVTGSLFEALTQLAYLAEGCVWSIGPDMAVSFRRAAVERVLCHDPAIMGAGLAADADSIANVLLFSGNPAPAGLSKTYRRYASMRLYGDRVGRLRCHAIAYEDDADRLVRGLLDDLAYPNRSGFVLFHAGDAAIRQGDLVELRGAPLRRLDPAAADEWGGRFAGRIVARARSVTHRFHGKHVRTIVRFEAPLRTVANPLSFMARGQESATELYQFRLDDATVGLDMGYHLD, from the coding sequence GTGCTCGGCCGTGGTGTCGTTTCGCGACCGGTGGTGGTGACGGCCATGACGTACCGAATCGAGGTGCTGGATCCTTCGGGACGGCGCGTGGCGGTGCATGAGGAGGTGACGCTGCTCGACGCGACGCGCGGCGCGCCGGACGAGGCGGATCGCATTGCGGGCATCCTGCCGTCGGCGGCGGAACTCGGCATTGGGTACCGCGTGCGCGTGTGGGTGGAAGGCGAATTGTTCTGCGAAGCGCCCGTGACCGTGATCAACCCGCAGTGGGGCGACATGCAGAAGTTGATTCTCGACCGGTATGTGACGTTCCACGAAATGCTGGCGTTCGAGGCCGAACGCACGTGGGCGGACGTGGACGGCGCGGTTCCGGCGGGCTTCGCGAACGCGGCGATCGGCGATATCGTCAAGGCGCTGATCAACCGCACGCCGGGTGATGTGCATTACCGCGTCGCGCATGGGGCCTATCCGGACGGCGCGCAACGGGAATGGAACAAGTTTCTCGCGCGCAGGCGTCCGGAAAACGAAATGGGGATGGGCGGCATCTCCGAAGGCCAATGGGTTGGCCCGGTCCGCATTGACGCAAGCAACGCATACGCGAAAGACGGCGACACCCTATCGGGATTGATTGTGGACGGCGTGTCGTGGCCGGATCTGCGGCTCATGCTGGTGGACGCGGAAGAGCCGGCGCTAAACTCGCACGCGCGGAACATCCACCCGGAAACGAGCGATTGGACCGATGCGCGATACGCGATCAGCGGCTACAAGGTGCGGGCCGATGCCGCGACGGCCGCGCTGCAGACGCTCATCGAGACGAAAGGCGTCGAATACATCGAATTGAACCCGCACCGCGACACGACGGGCGCATTCGACGATCGGGTGGACCGGTACGGGCGGTATCTCGGCATGGTGTACGGCGGCGGAGAATGTTTCAATGCGGCCCTGATCGAGAAGGGCCACGGGACGGTGTATCTGTGGCAAGACGGGAAATTTCTCGAACCGGATCTCGAATTGAAGGATTTCTTTTCGTATGCGGGACCGAGCGAGGATTCCATCGAACCGATCGCAACAGTGTTGACGGGATACGGCGTAACGGGAAGCCTCTTCGAGGCGCTGACGCAACTGGCCTACCTCGCGGAAGGGTGCGTCTGGTCCATCGGCCCCGACATGGCGGTTTCGTTCCGGCGTGCCGCCGTGGAGCGTGTGCTGTGCCACGACCCGGCCATCATGGGGGCCGGCCTTGCCGCGGATGCGGACAGCATCGCGAATGTGTTGCTGTTCAGCGGCAATCCGGCGCCGGCGGGCTTGTCGAAGACATACCGGCGATACGCGAGCATGCGCCTGTACGGGGATCGTGTAGGGCGCTTGCGTTGCCATGCAATCGCGTATGAGGACGACGCGGATCGCCTTGTGCGCGGCCTGTTGGACGATCTCGCCTACCCGAACCGGAGCGGATTCGTGCTGTTTCATGCGGGCGACGCGGCAATCCGGCAAGGCGACCTTGTCGAATTGCGCGGCGCGCCGTTGCGCCGGCTGGATCCGGCGGCGGCGGATGAATGGGGCGGACGGTTTGCGGGGCGGATCGTTGCGCGCGCACGGTCCGTTACGCACCGGTTTCACGGGAAACACGTACGGACGATTGTGCGGTTCGAGGCGCCCCTGCGGACGGTCGCGAATCCGTTGTCGTTCATGGCGCGCGGCCAAGAGTCGGCGACGGAGTTGTATCAGTTTCGGTTGGACGATGCGACGGTTGGACTGGACATGGGTTACCACTTGGATTGA
- a CDS encoding ABC-F family ATP-binding cassette domain-containing protein, whose protein sequence is MAGTGTTREAILSAQSITKGYGAQPVLQDISLTIHEGERLGLIGRNGCGKSTLMRILAGVDAPDEGLVTRRQGLRTALLTQDCRLAREATVGRVLEDAQADIRALLAEYDHVTRRLALHDLRDPERRALESRHAALHHELDITGAWELAVDIKRIAHAIDLPPPERVIGTLSGGEQRRVALAAAILARPDVLMLDEPTNHIDTKSVEWIESFLRAYRGSCVLVTHDRYFLEMICTRIVEIEFRRIYSFPGNYERFLEYKAQIEDVVDRTEEARRRMLRRELAWVKRGAKARTGKQKARLQRYDDLVGQGPPEKHREFRFEMPRPPRLGKRIIDVEELGVAFDRHFLFRNFSLIVRHGMRVGIVGPNGCGKTTLLRALMGQIPPKKGRVLIGDSTQFLYVGQTRDDINPNQTIMDYVANGCNYWTVNDRRIYIPSYLEHFLFDRDSIRMPMHNLSGGEKNRMALAKSLLQGGNVLVLDEPTNDLDLPTLRILEEIILDFEGCAFIVSHDRYFLNRLCTHLIVFTDTDELLFLAGNYDDYLLYKEKQAAETPAVSAPAKPTPKSTPRNTLRLTYKEQQELAGMEQAVMETENEIACIESLIHECAFYEQEYTRVQAVLDQLDSARKRLDALYERWQDLESRKNEK, encoded by the coding sequence ATGGCAGGAACAGGAACCACACGCGAAGCCATTCTCAGCGCGCAGTCCATTACCAAGGGCTACGGCGCGCAGCCGGTATTGCAGGACATCTCCCTAACGATTCACGAAGGCGAGCGGCTGGGACTCATCGGGCGAAACGGCTGCGGCAAATCAACCCTGATGCGGATTCTCGCGGGCGTGGACGCGCCGGACGAGGGTCTCGTTACCCGGCGCCAAGGCCTGCGCACCGCCCTGTTGACCCAAGATTGCCGTCTTGCGCGTGAAGCGACGGTCGGCCGCGTCCTCGAAGACGCCCAGGCGGACATCCGCGCCTTGTTGGCCGAATATGATCACGTCACCCGGCGGCTCGCCCTTCACGATCTCAGGGATCCCGAACGGCGCGCGCTCGAATCGCGTCATGCGGCGCTGCATCATGAACTCGACATCACCGGCGCGTGGGAACTTGCAGTGGACATCAAACGCATCGCCCATGCGATCGATCTCCCCCCGCCCGAACGTGTCATAGGCACGCTTTCCGGCGGCGAGCAGCGGCGCGTCGCCCTCGCGGCCGCGATCCTCGCGCGGCCCGACGTGCTCATGCTCGACGAACCGACGAACCATATTGACACGAAAAGCGTCGAGTGGATCGAGTCGTTCCTCCGCGCGTACCGGGGCAGTTGCGTCCTGGTCACCCACGACCGCTATTTCCTCGAAATGATCTGCACGCGCATCGTCGAAATCGAATTCCGCCGCATTTACAGTTTCCCCGGAAACTACGAACGATTTCTCGAATACAAGGCCCAAATCGAGGACGTCGTGGACCGAACCGAAGAGGCGCGCCGGCGCATGCTGCGGCGGGAACTCGCATGGGTCAAGCGCGGCGCGAAGGCCCGGACCGGCAAACAGAAAGCGCGCCTCCAGCGCTACGACGATCTCGTCGGGCAAGGCCCCCCGGAAAAACACCGCGAATTCCGGTTTGAGATGCCGCGTCCGCCGCGCCTCGGCAAACGCATCATTGACGTTGAAGAACTCGGCGTCGCGTTCGACCGCCATTTTCTTTTCAGAAATTTCTCGCTCATTGTGCGGCACGGCATGCGCGTCGGCATCGTCGGCCCCAACGGATGCGGCAAAACGACGCTGCTGCGCGCCCTGATGGGCCAAATCCCGCCGAAAAAAGGCCGCGTGCTTATCGGCGACTCGACACAATTCCTGTACGTCGGGCAGACCCGCGACGACATCAACCCGAATCAGACCATCATGGATTACGTCGCGAACGGGTGCAATTACTGGACCGTCAACGATCGGCGCATCTACATTCCCTCGTATCTCGAACATTTCCTCTTCGACCGCGACAGCATCCGCATGCCCATGCACAACCTGTCCGGCGGCGAAAAAAACCGCATGGCGCTCGCAAAAAGCCTCCTACAGGGCGGAAATGTCCTCGTCCTCGATGAACCCACGAACGACCTCGATCTGCCGACCCTGCGCATCCTCGAGGAAATCATCCTCGATTTCGAGGGCTGCGCGTTCATCGTCAGTCATGACCGTTATTTCCTGAACCGCCTGTGCACGCACCTCATTGTGTTCACGGACACGGACGAACTGCTGTTTCTTGCGGGAAACTATGACGATTATCTCCTGTACAAGGAGAAACAGGCCGCCGAAACCCCTGCCGTTTCCGCGCCGGCCAAACCAACACCCAAATCCACCCCGCGCAACACGTTGCGGCTCACCTACAAGGAACAGCAGGAACTGGCGGGCATGGAACAGGCCGTCATGGAAACCGAAAATGAAATCGCGTGCATCGAAAGCCTCATCCATGAATGCGCCTTTTATGAACAGGAATACACCCGCGTGCAGGCCGTTCTCGATCAACTCGATTCCGCCCGAAAACGGCTGGATGCGCTCTACGAACGATGGCAAGACCTCGAATCCCGGAAAAACGAAAAATAA
- a CDS encoding glucose 1-dehydrogenase, whose protein sequence is MRLKNKVAIITGAGMGMGREAALLFAAEGAKVVVFDLNKKAAQETCSIIAKAGGKALCVVGDVSKEADVKKAIKKGVKEFGAMHILYANAGVLWKDRDRSVIETTEENWDIVQAINLKGPFFLTKHGIPELQKSGGGSIILVGSISALVGFTLAQDSYTCAKGALISLCKSLAVQFGPDNIRCNIIHPGMIDTPLQAPYLNDEKKAAIAECLPMKRLGVARDIANAALFLASDESSFMTGAEMIVDGGFIAT, encoded by the coding sequence ATGAGACTGAAGAACAAGGTAGCGATTATCACCGGAGCCGGCATGGGCATGGGGCGCGAGGCGGCGCTTTTGTTCGCGGCGGAAGGCGCGAAAGTCGTCGTGTTCGACCTGAACAAGAAGGCCGCGCAGGAAACCTGCTCGATCATCGCAAAGGCGGGCGGAAAGGCCTTGTGCGTCGTCGGGGACGTCAGCAAGGAGGCCGACGTCAAGAAGGCCATCAAGAAAGGCGTCAAGGAATTTGGCGCGATGCACATCCTGTATGCGAACGCGGGGGTGCTGTGGAAGGATCGCGACCGTTCCGTGATCGAAACCACCGAGGAAAACTGGGATATCGTCCAGGCGATCAACCTGAAGGGACCATTCTTTTTGACCAAACACGGCATACCGGAATTGCAGAAGTCGGGCGGGGGTTCGATTATTCTGGTGGGTTCCATTTCGGCGCTGGTGGGCTTCACGCTGGCGCAGGATTCGTATACCTGCGCGAAGGGCGCGCTGATATCGCTTTGCAAATCGCTCGCCGTCCAGTTCGGCCCGGACAATATTCGCTGCAACATCATTCATCCCGGCATGATTGACACGCCCCTTCAGGCGCCGTATCTAAACGACGAGAAGAAGGCCGCCATCGCGGAGTGCCTGCCGATGAAACGGCTTGGCGTCGCGCGCGACATCGCCAATGCCGCCCTGTTCCTTGCGTCGGACGAATCCAGTTTCATGACCGGCGCGGAGATGATCGTGGACGGTGGTTTCATCGCCACGTGA
- a CDS encoding indolepyruvate oxidoreductase subunit beta, giving the protein MDNGTVTNVVFAGLGGQGVLKASDILSDAAFMAGFDVKKSEIHGMSQRGGSVTSDVRYGPRVYSPMVPAGESDFLVALDGMQIAPARHFLKEDGVLIVPELLLKEGQDLDDLETDPSTPITKRGLNVALLGVLSVYLDLPESCWRAALRNNLPPKTHAVNDKIFEFGRAAGMTHSVSRP; this is encoded by the coding sequence ATGGATAACGGAACCGTGACGAATGTCGTGTTTGCCGGCCTTGGGGGCCAGGGCGTGTTGAAGGCCTCGGACATTCTTTCGGACGCGGCGTTCATGGCCGGTTTCGACGTCAAGAAGAGCGAAATCCACGGCATGAGCCAGCGCGGCGGTTCCGTTACGAGCGATGTCCGCTACGGTCCGCGCGTGTACAGTCCGATGGTTCCGGCGGGGGAATCGGATTTTCTGGTGGCGCTCGACGGCATGCAGATCGCGCCCGCCCGGCATTTTCTCAAGGAAGACGGCGTTCTGATTGTGCCGGAACTTCTTCTCAAAGAGGGACAGGACCTGGACGATTTGGAAACGGATCCGTCAACCCCGATCACAAAACGGGGGTTGAACGTCGCGCTTTTAGGCGTTTTGAGCGTTTACCTCGATCTGCCTGAATCATGCTGGCGCGCCGCGCTACGCAACAATCTTCCCCCCAAAACACATGCCGTCAATGACAAGATATTCGAGTTCGGAAGGGCCGCCGGCATGACGCATTCCGTGTCACGTCCGTAG
- a CDS encoding thiamine pyrophosphate-dependent enzyme: MPEDRKLLSGNEAVALAARHAGIALATAYPGTPSTEIMEEIAALGGPSQWSPNEKVAYEVALGAAYGGARALVAMKHVGLNVAADPLFTSTYTGVSGALVVVSCDDPGMASSQNEQDNRRYAVAAGIPMLEPSDSQESYDFTLLAVGISERWGLPVMLRMTTRVCHSKTVVRPRENAQAPPGAHFVRDIPGRVMIPAFARPAHRRLRAKLAEILAWNESEGPREEIRGQSSLGIIASGVAYVHAREAAPDAHFLKLGMTYPLPMDRIRSFVQSVERCVVIEENDPYLVDAIRAAGLNVEGKSEMYRFGELNVGRVRRILAGDDTPEFVPPPGKPPQLCIGCPHRTVLSVLHRLGCIIAGDIGCYTLAALPPLEAMDTCVCMGASVGLGLGLRHVLPDDESRRVVSVIGDSTFVHSGITGMVEMIYNPPKTGHVLLILDNGTTAMTGLQEHPGTGRTLKHEPTGRLVAEDLARALGIRRVHVIDPVAEVAAFRRLMEDTLASGELAVVIARKPCKLAEGRIQAIPDPARPCGGEGSACHG, encoded by the coding sequence ATGCCTGAAGATCGAAAACTGTTGAGCGGCAATGAGGCGGTGGCGTTGGCCGCGCGCCATGCGGGCATTGCGCTGGCGACGGCGTATCCCGGAACGCCGTCCACGGAGATCATGGAGGAAATCGCGGCGTTGGGCGGCCCGTCGCAATGGTCGCCCAACGAAAAGGTCGCGTACGAGGTGGCCCTTGGGGCGGCTTACGGCGGCGCGCGGGCGCTGGTGGCGATGAAACATGTCGGCCTGAACGTCGCCGCGGACCCGTTGTTCACTTCGACGTACACGGGCGTGAGCGGGGCGCTGGTGGTGGTTTCCTGTGACGATCCCGGGATGGCGTCGAGCCAGAACGAACAGGACAACCGGCGTTACGCCGTGGCGGCGGGTATTCCCATGCTTGAACCGTCCGACTCGCAGGAGTCGTATGATTTCACGTTGCTGGCGGTCGGGATTTCGGAACGCTGGGGGCTGCCTGTGATGTTGCGCATGACGACCCGGGTTTGCCATTCAAAGACCGTGGTGCGCCCCCGCGAAAATGCGCAAGCGCCGCCCGGCGCGCATTTTGTGCGCGACATTCCGGGCCGGGTCATGATTCCCGCCTTTGCGCGGCCCGCGCACCGGCGCCTGCGCGCGAAACTCGCCGAAATTCTGGCGTGGAACGAATCGGAGGGCCCGCGGGAGGAGATCCGGGGCCAATCCTCGCTTGGCATCATCGCGTCCGGCGTGGCATACGTTCATGCCCGCGAGGCGGCGCCCGACGCCCATTTCCTGAAACTCGGCATGACGTATCCATTGCCAATGGATCGCATCCGCTCATTCGTCCAGTCCGTGGAACGGTGCGTCGTCATCGAAGAGAACGATCCGTATCTTGTGGATGCGATCCGGGCGGCCGGCCTGAACGTCGAAGGCAAGTCGGAGATGTACCGGTTCGGCGAATTGAACGTCGGCCGGGTTCGGCGGATTCTGGCCGGCGATGATACGCCCGAATTCGTTCCGCCGCCGGGCAAGCCCCCGCAATTGTGCATCGGTTGCCCTCACCGGACGGTCCTTTCGGTCTTGCATCGCCTCGGCTGTATCATCGCGGGAGATATCGGGTGCTATACGCTGGCGGCGCTTCCGCCGCTCGAAGCGATGGACACGTGCGTGTGCATGGGCGCGAGCGTGGGTCTCGGGCTCGGCCTGCGGCACGTGCTGCCGGACGACGAGTCGCGGCGCGTCGTAAGCGTCATCGGCGACAGCACGTTCGTTCACAGCGGCATCACGGGAATGGTGGAGATGATCTACAATCCGCCGAAGACGGGGCACGTTCTTCTTATTCTCGACAACGGCACGACGGCCATGACCGGCCTTCAGGAGCATCCCGGCACGGGCCGCACGCTCAAGCATGAACCGACAGGACGGCTCGTGGCCGAGGATCTCGCCCGCGCGCTCGGTATCCGGCGCGTACATGTGATTGATCCGGTGGCGGAGGTGGCCGCGTTTCGGCGATTGATGGAAGACACACTGGCCAGCGGCGAACTCGCGGTTGTCATTGCGCGCAAGCCGTGCAAACTGGCGGAAGGCCGGATTCAGGCCATCCCGGATCCCGCGCGGCCTTGCGGCGGGGAAGGGAGCGCGTGTCATGGATAA
- a CDS encoding ROK family protein produces MKTRVIGIEIGGTKLQAAIGREDGTIEKTIRGAAPPGGAEAILGWFEKELPGFIRGMKEIDRIGIGFGGPVDSRTGTVLTSHQVEGWSGFPLADWFEDHFEYETYVFNDSNAAGWAEYCLGAGKGTDHFLYMNIGSGIGGALIIKRVLHNGQGLGASELGHTHVPDWEAAHSPRKLEDLCSGWSIERRQRAMADPDPQSPLGALCGGKSANITCAMLGQAAEQGDPRACEEIEHVAQSVGVALANAVTLFHPERIALGGGVPLMGDVLVGPIRRYANQYAFGPFQNRFEIVPCKLGESVVLAGAILLANKDVDE; encoded by the coding sequence GTGAAGACCCGCGTGATCGGCATCGAAATCGGCGGCACGAAATTGCAGGCCGCAATCGGACGCGAAGACGGAACCATCGAGAAGACGATTCGCGGCGCGGCGCCGCCGGGCGGCGCGGAAGCCATTCTCGGCTGGTTCGAGAAGGAATTGCCGGGTTTTATCCGCGGCATGAAGGAAATCGATCGGATCGGCATCGGGTTCGGCGGACCCGTGGACAGCCGGACGGGCACGGTGCTCACGTCGCACCAGGTCGAAGGATGGAGCGGGTTTCCGCTGGCTGATTGGTTTGAGGACCATTTCGAATACGAGACGTACGTGTTCAACGATTCAAACGCGGCAGGCTGGGCCGAATACTGTCTTGGCGCGGGCAAGGGCACGGACCATTTTCTCTACATGAATATCGGCAGCGGGATCGGCGGCGCGCTAATTATAAAGAGAGTTCTTCACAACGGGCAGGGGCTTGGCGCGTCGGAACTCGGCCATACGCACGTGCCCGATTGGGAAGCGGCCCATTCACCGCGCAAACTCGAAGACCTGTGCAGCGGGTGGTCCATCGAACGGCGGCAACGTGCGATGGCCGATCCCGATCCGCAGTCGCCGCTCGGCGCGCTTTGCGGGGGAAAATCGGCGAATATTACGTGCGCGATGCTCGGCCAGGCCGCGGAACAGGGCGATCCGCGCGCATGCGAGGAAATCGAACATGTCGCGCAAAGCGTCGGCGTTGCGCTTGCGAACGCGGTCACGCTGTTCCACCCCGAACGCATCGCGCTGGGCGGCGGCGTGCCGTTGATGGGCGACGTTCTTGTTGGACCGATTCGGCGGTACGCGAACCAATATGCGTTTGGGCCGTTTCAGAATCGTTTCGAAATTGTTCCGTGCAAACTAGGTGAATCCGTCGTGCTGGCGGGAGCGATCCTGCTGGCGAACAAGGATGTAGATGAATAG